The Nitrospira sp. SG-bin1 genomic sequence CTTCGTGGAAAACTTTTGAATGTATCCCGCCCGGTTTCCATCGGAATAAGACCAGTTGAACACGACGATCAGGTACGCGGCACCGAGAAAGAGCAGGAGGGTCACGAACAGCTTCACGGCAATCTCCTCGATCTATGGATGAAGGTCGGTGAACAGCCACGGCGCTTCAGCCTTCCGTCGAACTTCATAAGACTTGATGGCGCCTTCGTGCTGAAGGGTGAGGCCGATCGAATCCAGTCCTCGATAGAGGCAATCCTTGCGGAACGGATCGATCTCGAACCGATACACGGCCTCCTTCGGAGTCGTCACTGTCTGCCGACCGAGGTCTACCGTGAGCTGGTATCCCACAGTGTCGAGGACCTCCTTGAGAAGGGCCGCTACCTCCCCGGCTTGCAAGACCACGGGCAAGATGCCGTTCTGGAAACAGTTATTATAAAAAATGTCCGCGAAACTGGGAGCAATGAGACAGCGGAACCCTTGATCCAGTAGGGCCCAAGGCGCATGCTCACGGGACGAGCCGCACCCGAAGTTGTCTCGCGTCACGAGGATGGAGGCTCCTTGATACCGGGGTTGGTTCAAAAAAAACGAGGGGTCGGGCGAACCGTCCGATCGTTTCCGCCAATCATAGAACAGCCCTTCGCGCAAGCCGGTGCGCTTGATCGTCTTCAGAAA encodes the following:
- a CDS encoding 3-isopropylmalate dehydratase; this encodes MEPFTTLTGLVAPLDRVNVDTDQVIPKQFLKTIKRTGLREGLFYDWRKRSDGSPDPSFFLNQPRYQGASILVTRDNFGCGSSREHAPWALLDQGFRCLIAPSFADIFYNNCFQNGILPVVLQAGEVAALLKEVLDTVGYQLTVDLGRQTVTTPKEAVYRFEIDPFRKDCLYRGLDSIGLTLQHEGAIKSYEVRRKAEAPWLFTDLHP